A window of Campylobacter concisus genomic DNA:
TACGAGACGACACTGCTTACGCGCGTGCCGATCTCTACGCTTGCTTCGGATAAAGGCGCGGATGTGAAATCCACGATCGTGCTAACTGGCATAACGCCGCAGACGCACGAAACGAAGACGGTAACGGACAACGTTCGCATTTTCGTCCCTGACGCTAAATTTAAGGATTTTCCGACGGGAGAAACCGCCTACGAGATGAGTGTGAGCGTCGGCAAGGGCGAAAAGGGCGGCAAAAACTCGGACAAGCGCGTCGTGCGGATATATCTAAGCCCAGACGGCGACGTCTACGGTAAGCTTAGCAAAAACATACTCGAGCAGTACGCGGGCGCAGCTAAACAGAAAATGGAGCCGACGCTAAAAGCGGCGATCAAATTTGAAAATGACACGAACGTCGTTTATGAGCTGGTCGTGGGCAACGAGTTTAAGGCGAGCGACGAGGCGCAAACGGGCGGCGTTTATACCTTGGCGCCTGGGCAGGTTACGGGCGCGATCTGGGCGGATAGCGCGGCGGTAAATACGGCGATCGCGGGCAAAGCGGTCAAAATCGGCACTCTAAAAAAGACGGCGAAATGAAAAACGTAAAAATAGGCTTCATCGGCGGCGGAAATATGGGCGGCGCGATGATAGAGGCGCTTTGGCGAGCGCAGTGCGGCGCAGCTAACGAGGGGCGAAGCTCGGTCGAGGACGAGCGAAAATCCAGCGGCGGTAGCGAGGCGCAAAGGGTGGAAAATTTAGCGCAAACGGATAAAAACGCGAGCTCGTACGAATGCGAAAAAGAGGCAAAATTTGAAATCCTAGCCTGCGCCAGAAGCAAAAACGAAGCCTTGCGGCAGAGATTTAGCGTAAAAATAGCCGCGAGCGAAACGGATCTAGCGCGCGAAGCGGACGCGGTCGTGCTGGCTACTAAGCCCGCTAGCTACGAGGCTATCTTGCGCCTGATCGCGCCCGAGCTTGCGGGCAAAATTTTGCTTCTTTTGGCGCCGGGTTTTGACATAAATCGCGCTAGGCAAATCGTAGGCGAGGGCGTTTATATCGCTCGCGCGATGCCAAATATCGCCGCTTGCATCGGCGCGTCGGCCACGGCTCTTTGCTTTGACGCTGGATTTAGCGAGGCCAAGAAAGAGACCGTGCGCGAGATAATCGCAAAAATCGGTAAAATTTACGAGATAGACGAGACCGGTTTTGCCGCATTTACGGGCATCGCAGGTAGCCTGCCCGCGTATGCGTGCGCCTTTATCGAGGCTGCGGCCGATGCCGGTGTGCGGGGCGGACTGCCTAGGCAGCTTTGCTACGACGCCGTTGCGGCAGCCGTAGAAGGGACGGCGCGTCTGATCCAAAGCGGCAAGCACCCGGCCGCGCTAAAAGACGAGGTCTGCTCGCCCGCGGGAACCACGATCGAGGGACTTGCCGCGCTTGAAAAGGGCGGATTTCGCGGCGCCTTGATGGATGCCGTCGCCGCTTGCATCGTCAAAGCGCGGGGTTAGGCAAATTTTTAAGGATAAAAATGAAAAATTTATTATTTGCGCTATTTGCGACGTTAAATTTATTCGCTAGCGAGCCGGACCTTTCGCCATTGTTAGCCGCAGATACGCTAGAAAAGGTCAAAAAATGCAAAAATCCCGACCTAAACGCCACCAAAGAGTGCGTGCAAGCGGGCATGGTAGCGGCAAACTTAAAGCAAGACTACGGCGCGGCGGAGGGGCTATTTAGCCTAGCCTGCGCCAAAGGAGACGGCGAGGGCTGCTTTTATCTGGGCGAACTTTATAAAAATAACCTAGTAAAAGCCGCGGATAAGAGCGAGCGCGAGACCAAGATTAGCGCGTATTACAAGGCTAGCTGCGTCCTTTACGAGTATTTGCCCGGTTGCTTGGCGCTAGCTAATTTCATGCAAGAAGAGCTGGGCGACGAGGTGCAGTCGTTTGCGATAAACAATACCCTATGCAACAAAAAATACGCTCCCGGATGCTACAACTTGGGCTGGATGATAGAGCGAACGGGAGGTGATATAGGCGAGATGATGGAGTATTACGAGCGCTCGTGTAAGCTAGGCTACGTAGGCGGCTGCGAGAGGGCGGCGTGGCTGTACGAGGGAAATTTCAACGAAAACAGATACGAGCAGGTAAAAAAAGACGCGAAAAAGGCAAAGCAAATGCGAAAAAAGGCGTGCGAGCTAGGCAATAAGCAAAGCTGCTAAATTGATAATAAGACGTTTTGACAAAAATTTTAAAACAATAAAACCCTAGGAAGTCTTAACATAGCTAGCAATTTAGAGTAGTAACTTTTAGCATATTTTTGAATTCTGTAAGAAGTTTGCTAATTTAAGTTTTTAAGTTTATAAAAGCTCTGCCATTATAGTGGTTAGTAAAGTAAGATTAAATTTTTACAGAGTTTGTGTTTGCTTATATTTTTAGCTATCAAAACAATCAACAAAACCCATTGATAAATTTTCTGCAAAATCTTATTTTTAATAAAAATGAATATTAACTTTCTTAAATAAAGCTAAATATAACAATATAATTTTAAGCCTTTAGGTTATAAAATTTTTTTAAATTTTATCTTTAAGGATTGCATTATGAAAATATTGTTTTTCGCTCCAGTTTTGGCTTGTAGTCTTGCCTTTGGTGCCGATGTCGTCGCAAAAGATGCCAATGTAACGCTAGATGGTAAAAATATTGGAAAGATCGAAGTTTTAACGCCAGTTGAGGTTATAGAAAAAGGTGAAAAGACGAGCAAGATAAAGGTTAATGGTGTGGTTTCAACGAACTATTTAGCCCAGCTTCAAAGAAGTATAGAAGATCCGGAAGTTTTTATTGCTTTTAATGATGAAAGTGGGACAAATTTTAA
This region includes:
- the proC gene encoding pyrroline-5-carboxylate reductase, which gives rise to MKNVKIGFIGGGNMGGAMIEALWRAQCGAANEGRSSVEDERKSSGGSEAQRVENLAQTDKNASSYECEKEAKFEILACARSKNEALRQRFSVKIAASETDLAREADAVVLATKPASYEAILRLIAPELAGKILLLLAPGFDINRARQIVGEGVYIARAMPNIAACIGASATALCFDAGFSEAKKETVREIIAKIGKIYEIDETGFAAFTGIAGSLPAYACAFIEAAADAGVRGGLPRQLCYDAVAAAVEGTARLIQSGKHPAALKDEVCSPAGTTIEGLAALEKGGFRGALMDAVAACIVKARG
- a CDS encoding tetratricopeptide repeat protein, which gives rise to MKNLLFALFATLNLFASEPDLSPLLAADTLEKVKKCKNPDLNATKECVQAGMVAANLKQDYGAAEGLFSLACAKGDGEGCFYLGELYKNNLVKAADKSERETKISAYYKASCVLYEYLPGCLALANFMQEELGDEVQSFAINNTLCNKKYAPGCYNLGWMIERTGGDIGEMMEYYERSCKLGYVGGCERAAWLYEGNFNENRYEQVKKDAKKAKQMRKKACELGNKQSC